Below is a window of Quercus robur chromosome 6, dhQueRobu3.1, whole genome shotgun sequence DNA.
ggGTGGTTATTTGTGTTAGTATATCATGTTCATGTCATGTCAAGACaaaagcattcaatgcggaaGTCAAGTGTTGTGCAATAGCATTAACAACTATTGAACTTGTATGAGTTGGATCTCTTCTGACTACATAAGTCAATCCTAACTTGACTCATTTAATTGATTGTGTCAaaatccttcaaccctaacacaATTCATTTATTAAACTGGTTGATAATTACAATAAGGGAGGGGAAATTTGAATCCTAAATGTCATGGACATCCCAAGATGTGTCAACCAATTGAACTATAAGACTTTTGGCGAATAATGTTATAAACTTGAGAATCTCTACCCGGTACACAAATTAAGCATGTTCTcttgctttgataccaaaatttgaagacaaaattaaaataatgcaactgtaaggttgaattttatcaaccatcttgttagttttattccgtgccaaatttgcttgtattttagcaattagtaaccctgtatttaggtgggaatcatgtaaggatagtgtgtgagagagtgtgaagaaatgttcaagattgtataaagaagcagggactcgcggctggcTCATAGCTTGCAAGCTGCCagaaagttgcacacgtgccaagcatgctagaagctgaagagtcgcgctagctgttgcactacagaaCAAAAGTCCTAGGCTGGCCAGGCCATTAgttcgcggcttgaactcgcgactcaacccagtcgcgaggtcaagtcgccagaataccctgtttgggaaaaactgacttttcacattccttctcaccctactatatatatacccttatacccatgataTTCAGAGAGTtttcaaagagaattttgagagagaaaacctagagaaaacaagattgattcatccacaatattcatatagagactcttcaaattcctctactcttttcctctccattgtcaaatccttgagaggtacattaccaaaaccttttttcaCTATActcatatctgtgaggaggccgtttggtgtttgggaagcagttaagaagggatcaatttcatattggtatatgctatggtcaagtagtggaatccagcaagctaaaaaagaaataggttcggcgtaacctcgttggagtaggagcttggagggcttaggtacattgagTAGATTAGTCTTGGAGGGttttctgctgttcatgtatcccaactacattctttagtggattgtttacagcttggagggcggcgaaaaGGTTTTATGCCgaaggcttcggtttcctcttcgataacacatcgagtgttatccttgtgtttgcatctctcttcccttaatcttttccatttaatttctgctgtgaatgtgattttatttggtttagattgtttatcaattctgtattaagcttatgttcattttccgcacattaattgtttgatattaagcttgaattggtaatttgtaaattgggagtctaaacgttcaaggtgtttcatacacttattgaactttcagcAACATTAAAGTTAAAAACTAGAAAAGTAAAATTAACATAATAATCAACACCTAGACTTACTTGCAATTGGAACAAATCAAGATAATAAAATCTAGGAATCAAAAATTAAGGTTGACTAGAGTGAAAAACAAAccgttaaaaacatatattgaatagaaattttattgatcAGGCAAATTGTAAACAATATTAAAACTCAATACcttaagtaaaagaaaattaatctaCTAATAATGTAGTCCGGAACTGAACCAAtgtaggaaaagaaaagattttaaaCAATTACGTAAGACAACAAAGTTTAAATATTAAGTAATTCACTTGTAAGAGGAGGGAGGccttctcaaataaataaagaatttctCCTTAAttcaactaaaaataataataatcaagtGGTTAGGCCGACTAAAATAAAAGCAGGTTACATCAAAAAGggccattttctttttatatttacgtctacaaatttgtaaatatcTTGCACCAAagtaatatgattttttttaataagaatttattcaacgaaaaaggaaaattacatCATTTCAACACCATATAGAACAAGTATAAAAGTCAAGGCAGTCAATACCATACCGGAGGCTGTACCGGTTTGACCAgtggtacgatatatttcggataccggtcaataccggtgtaccattTCGGAtttaccattattttttatatttataaatatatatatatatatatgtatgtatgtatgtgtgtgtgtattataataaatataaaagtttaccataaagcatttcctcaattcagaactaattattcatgattttagactttagtatcaattaaaagaaagaaaaaaaaaacacaatataaaaaatagaaagcttaaaagttactattgcatactaagaaaacaaataatactaataagttaatacaaataagttaccattctaccctaataaaaattacaaaacttataaaaataaataaaaataacttttttctaTACCGGCCGatattgcccgaaattggccgatatggccggtacggccggtatttaAACTGGTACAAAACGTTGATATTTCGATACCGGTATACATACCGGTACGGTACATACCGGCCAATACCagtacggtattgacttcctTGATAAAAgttcctatccaaaaaaaaaaaaaaaaaaaaaaatcacacctCAAACAGTTCATGCATGCTACCCTAATTAACTAAGAATATAAGAGATTTTGTAACTCTATGCATGAACTAAACAATATGTATACAtgagtacattttttttataagaaattaattGAACTTCAttaaggctgcgtttgttttGCCTTTAAATgatttcaggaaatcattttacaccaGCATTTGTGTTTGGTAGCTACAGAAAATTGGGTTAAACAGAATTCATTTTCTGCGTTGATTGTAAAATACCCTGCCTCACCTGTAAAACCATTTTAGGTTTTATTCTACCTTCAAATGATTTCTACCCCAGGAAaatagaagaggaagagagagagagagagagaaacagcaAGAAGATATCGCACCAAGCATCGGTCTCATCGCACCCCAGCATCGGCGAGATCGCGCTGCCTGTAGCACCACTGAGATCGCATCCTAGTTCCGACGAGATCGCACCCATAGTCGCCACTGGAAGCTCATTGGCATCGCCATCTAGATCTTCACCACTCAAGATCGATCCACCCAAAACCGATCTCATTCTCGACCCACCCAAGACCGAACTCGTTCTCGACACACCGATCTTGTTCTCCCTCTTGCTCAACATCGCCGATCTGGCTGCCACCGTCCACTAGCCCACTCCACTCCACCCCCAAACCCACCCGATCTGGTTGTCGTCCTCCATCCACtctgatctctctctttcctgATCTATCTCTCTGTCCCTCACTctgtcactctctctctctctccaatctcactctttcttcctttccctcaatgcttttattttgatttttggttgtgttaagtgtatattttgaaattttctgtaataaaatttgtttggatgctgagaaaatgtgaaaattttgtaggaaaatagcatttctagaatgttaccaaacactaaaaatcattttccgaactattttccattgcaaaaccaaacacctggattttattttccttacaGGAATTCACTTTTCCCTGCATTTATTTTACACTCAAAATTCGATTTACATTGAACCAAACGCAACctaaaagaattgaaagaaattacataatttgaattaaagagaatgttataAGAAACAAGAGTCCTTTTTAATTTCAGTAACATAATACGCAATACCTTGAACGTGTTTTGCTAATAAATGTGCTGGATGATTTCGGGCCTGTTTGGTAGGACAtttcaaacatttatttttagtttttaaacaacattacatactttttcacacacacatattttaaAAGCTACAAACAACACTACTCAAATCCCTTGACCAAACAACCCTTTCATTCCTACAGGTATATGACTACATGTACAGTATATTGGTCGTTATCAGAATATCAGACCAAGTCAAAGCCAAAGTCATTCATATTCGGAGTTGGTAGTTGAACTTGGACAACGACATCACCACCAGTACTGGTAAAGTTGCTGCCAGCAACTGTCGTGCCAGCATTGCTAGAATAATTTCTCCAATATTTGCATAGCGCAGCAATGAGAAACATTAGGCTAATTATTGCTGCAGCGATTTTGACCACGCCCAAAATAAATTGTTCTTTCCtgttaaagaaaaattagaaaaaatattaaaaaatatttttaataattattttaagaaagttttaatattacttctatgaaaaatataaaaaattattaaaaaaatcaattacgtttttattttctcataaaatgtttttaaaaatactcCATAAACTAATACTCTTAGAGTATTCATcaacattttcaataaaaaaaattcgaaTAATTTTAGTAAATAGTAAATCTTACATGATCAAACGTGGAGGGTTTGCCATTGTGACAATGAAAGTGTGGGAAGGAGGCAGaaccggaaagctagaaaatgATGATTTGGGCATGAAACCTGtcattgataatttgatatgaaattgagacttgagagagttTGGGACATGATGACTTGATGActtatatagattatagatgTTATGATCtgacacatttttttaatttttaaaaaccaaCCCACGCAACAGCAACTTCGTGGAAAGATGCCTGTCTTAATCTCACATATCGGTGTGCGACAAAGTAGCCAAAAGGAGTCCGCAATATATGTGCTATAGCCATAGATTTGGAATCCGACCAGGTACTACTAGCAATTAAAAAACAGCAACTCCATAGAATATTTGGAGTCTTGAAGTGCTTTGTAGTCAACGAAAACCAATCTTAATTAGTCTTGATGTCGAGCTACCGACCGTGGGAGAGactcaaagagagagagagataagaacATGGGTGAATTGGCTACAGGGTAAATATAAATTGAAGTCGGTCACAATTTCAACGTGAGTTTCAGTTAGCTTAGTTAGTAAAGTTTCtgattgttaaataaaagatCTGAAATTCAATCTCCGTCTATatcaaaaaccgattggtatcTTAGCTTTATGATAGCTTATTGCTAAGAAAGGAAATAgataatatatgaatttatatgCTCTCGTctgaataataatattttattattttgatttcgttttttttgtttttgtttttgtgatttaTGGTTCAGTAACCCTGCGAATATTTTTGTTTACCTGTGTTTACGGTTCTTTGTGGTACAATCTGATtgaataattgaaagaattcaTTTGTAAACCTGTGCAATCTATTGCTGAGTACGTTTAGAAATTTTGATAATCTTGTAATCTTTCAACACTGTTTAACCTTGCGTATAATTTTTTTGACGAAACTGTATCATCTAGATTCAGTTTTGATGGTTGGCATTTAAGTAATGGGTTATTATTAAACTTTTCTTTACTTGACTTTTAAGTGAAATCTTATCTATAATGTTTGCAAGCCACTTGTTTGGCGTTGGTTTCTGAGTATATGAACGGCTTGATGTATGTGATTCGGACTGCACTATtatacttttgaattttgagaAAACATGCATGTCGAGAAAGAAGCCATTCTTTTCTTTCGTGAAACCACGAACGATTTGGGAAGAGAATCGAAAAAAATTGCAGTTTGCGGTGATGACCCAAGCCTTGTACCGCTTCGTGtcgatgaaggaaaaaaaagaaacaggttTCATTAAAAGGTATGATTCTAGACTTCGTATGTTGAGATAAATCCCGtctgaattaaattaaatataactcaagcaataaaaaaaatagaaatctacaaaagcgaaaagaaaagaaaaaaagaaaaaaaaaatcaaccaacaaAAACATCATGAAATTACGTGGAAACCCCTTCAGTTTAGAGGGAAAAATCATGGGGCAAATCCGATCAAtccactataacaaaataaagattacaacactcaaattatacacaaaacctgagttcacaataaattgaaaaaatacaataatatattTAGGAACAAATACAACATTACCACAAAACTCGATAGTAAAATCTTCCATTCtgaatatttcaattctctGTGATTGTAACACTCAAATAATCGTCCTAGAGAAAACTTTCAATTTATCTTCTTTGTGTgtcttgaacaaaaaaaaaaaatcacattttcttttttctctcagAGCCGCACAAAGTCCTAATCTTAAATCTTATTCTTTCAATCGGTTTCAAATCTATgtttcagtctctctctctctttttctctatatcttttttttttttttttttttttttttttatgaacctCTTTTTCTCTATATCATACGCACACAATATATTGCTTTAAATAAAGCATCTGCCCCCTGACACACTCCAAAACAATTAGGAGTAGGAGTCTTAAACTTGTAGACCACTGTTCACTTATTTCTAATTGAAATAGGATTTTTATATGGGCTGGACTTTAGGTGCCCGGCACCTCAacactatacaatctttctgTGTGCTGGAGTGGTATTGGTTGTGCAATCATTTTTGCCCACAGTGTACacttaatgggttttttttttttaaaaaaaaatttggtgtaTAGAGACTATAGAGAGTTTGAAATAGGGGAGGTGCAATTATATCATTACTCTACTTTTCCACCCAGCCTCAAGAAGTGTCCAAACAACTCCTCATTTTTTGCCTTTAACTTTggaatttaaagaaaatgagaaatgttaagtttataatattttcacaataagatatagtgataaattgttattagttctaatttgaattcacaattGAAGTTACTTTTCTATCCACTAATtacaactaataacaatctgtcatattaaatttattataaaaatgttgtgaatataatattttttttaaaaattatgcgTATAGACAAGATTTTTTGACTCACAAAAAACAGATTGACCCAAACTCGTGTAAGTCTAGGTCGATTCGGGTTGAGTTTTGGGTCAGCCAAGTCATCCCGTTTttaacaaatgaaaattttatttgtgcCGTATGTTCTTTCATTTTGTCTACAAACCCTACATTTCTTCATTTAATTCTTTGACTTTTCTTCCTTACTTCATCAGTTAtcgttacttttttttttttttttatacttactGTACATCAAAAACCACTACAAAATTTGTAGTTTTCACCCCTGCATCTTATAgcgaaaaagataaaattttcctctgcaaaattttctttcctaacCACTAAAGCCGATTAGGTTTATTTTTCACTCATTCTCCATATTTGCCTTTCTCTTAAATCTTAatttcattcattaaaaaaaactagtctttacaaaatcctaaattttcaaaataccatAATCTTTCAatacatttttttcataaaataacatgttttttcttgtttgtgacatgaaattttttttttgtatttagctttatttttgaaatattttagttagttgccatgtttgcaaaattattcagcaaactagcatctcaagtcttagaaactcgagtttcatcTTAGAACTTATgtctctaaaactcgagttgCATGTGGTGGCAATCtgatatggaaaaaaaatccacgtgGAACTCAAGTTTAAATACTCAAGTTCCTGCATTCACCAACTATTGTTCTTCCTCCTCTGTTCGTCTTCTTCCTCTGTGGGTGTCAAGGTgagttctttcttcttcctctatTCTTCTCTTTCGTGGGttcttcttcaaattcttcatattctttggatcttcttctttcttctttagattcttcattttcttctatggaactcaagtctttgagactcgaatTCCAAGTGGCAAAAATCTCCATGTTAGCAATGAGAACTCGAGCCTTTGAGGCTCGGGTTTTGTCACTAAACTCGAGCCTCTAGGGCTTGAGATATTACTTTCATAAATTGTTTCAAAGCCTTGCTTACTAACGatataatttctatatatgaTGCTAGAGGGCAAATATCCCTTAACATGTTTGGATGCTTTGATTGCATGACATGAATCCATGACCATTAATGGTTCATAGATTGGGGTTTATTAatgtaatttcattttttagaatgtaactaTGACCAAAGTCAttcttagattttatttgtGACCACAAAGCCTTGTAAAGTTATCTTATAtcaaatgtaaaatttaaatttaatctataaaatgaggactttattttattacatggttttcttaactttttttttttcctaagattAAATAAGTTACAGCTCTAATTGTGAACCTCTCAATCTAGGAGAACAATATCGGCGGTTGAACTgtcattttgagaggcaataacgcTAACTCACCCATTCAAATGAGTTTGGTCCCAATAAAAATCAGTGGGCTAAGGCTGCAATCTCTCACACAGGGGAGGATCAATCCTTTGAGTATACACTAAATGGAAGAGTCTTACTCAACTCTATTGTTAGGGATTTTATCAAATCAAGGAGTAACAATGAGAGAACAAAATGAATACAACAAGTAAATAGAGATTAGTGATTGACTTGGAGGCACAATTGAATgttatccttagacaatatttgtccCCACACACAAGTTGCTAAAAGGTTTCTACAAATTTGTCTCCATAATACAACCAAGCTTATTGAGTTCTACAAATAGAAATTTTGGAGAATACCCACAAGATTTCTTGTATTTCTTTGTAACTTACTATTTTCAAGTGAACATTAACCTCTATATATACCCATAGAGTTATAACCCTTCAAAAGGTATGTATGGAGAGTTAAACTGTTTCATAAAATCATTCACAAGACTTGAAACATCTTCAACCTTTCTGAACAGTCACttgaaaattctacagaaattttagtttttctaGTTTCGATTGGTCGAGAGGTCCTTTCAGTCGAT
It encodes the following:
- the LOC126689755 gene encoding uncharacterized protein LOC126689755, giving the protein MTGFMPKSSFSSFPVLPPSHTFIVTMANPPRLIMKEQFILGVVKIAAAIISLMFLIAALCKYWRNYSSNAGTTVAGSNFTSTGGDVVVQVQLPTPNMNDFGFDLV